The Drosophila mauritiana strain mau12 chromosome 2R, ASM438214v1, whole genome shotgun sequence genome has a segment encoding these proteins:
- the LOC117138031 gene encoding kinesin-like protein Klp59C, translating into MDKLSIEQKIFIRRSDGRVHLAEIIKLEGGDSNLITVEWPEGHTVRGKELPLELVVLMNPHIFDPPRCSGNAPLGNQTASISPRSMKQRIVAGGLLPGLATAAPRQQTKAPAREDEVVHQAERMRQERERRRQAQARSRQDREQGKSEDPGNPNWEIDRMIRVQREQMESQPVRSGTTNERVNSNQIMVCVRKRPLRRKELADREQDVVSIPSKHTLVVHEPRKHVNLVKFLENHSFRFDYVFNEDCSNATVYEYTARPLIKHIFDGGMATCFAYGQTGSGKTHTMGGQFPERHQSSMDGIYGMAAMDVFATLKTVPYNKLNLKVSCSFFEIYGSRVFDLLMPGKPLLRVLEDSNQQVNVVGLTQNAVQNTDDVLALLELGNSVRTSGHTSANSKSSRSHAVFQIVLISATDEKLHGKFSLIDLAGNERGADNSSADRVTRLEGSEINKSLLVLKECIRALGRQSSHLPFRGSKLTQVLRDSFIGGKKVKTCMIAMISPCLHSVEHTLNTLRYADRVKELSVDSIFSKRKQDANLGSTSMSDIVSQSPTQQLFPSASSTSLPGGGNQAQQPTNTTNDLNRSQNRKPKPTYATSGQQLVQTKGRSPQEVSMELAKSLAQFRGRNFP; encoded by the coding sequence ATGGATAAGTTGTCGATCGAACAGAAGATTTTCATCCGTCGCTCGGACGGCAGAGTCCACTTGGCGGAGATTATCAAGCTGGAGGGCGGTGACTCCAACCTGATTACGGTGGAGTGGCCCGAAGGACATACGGTGCGTGGTAAGGAACTGCCCCTGGAGCTGGTGGTCCTGATGAATCCTCATATCTTCGACCCGCCCCGCTGCAGTGGCAATGCGCCGTTAGGCAATCAAACTGCCTCCATATCGCCACGTTCAATGAAACAACGCATAGTGGCTGGGGGCTTATTACCTGGACTGGCCACAGCCGCGCCCCGCCAGCAGACGAAGGCGCCAGCTCGAGAGGACGAGGTGGTGCACCAGGCTGAAAGAATGCGACAAGAACGGGAACGGAGGCGTCAGGCACAAGCCAGGTCTCGTCAAGATCGGGAGCAGGGAAAGAGCGAAGATCCGGGAAATCCCAACTGGGAGATAGACAGAATGATACGAGTGCAGCGCGAGCAAATGGAGAGTCAGCCGGTGAGAAGTGGTACCACGAACGAACGAGTCAATTCCAACCAAATCATGGTTTGTGTGAGGAAGAGACCACTGAGGCGCAAGGAGCTGGCTGATCGGGAACAGGATGTGGTCAGCATTCCGTCCAAGCACACATTGGTGGTCCACGAGCCCCGCAAGCATGTGAACCTGGTCAAGTTTCTGGAAAATCACAGCTTCCGTTTCGATTACGTCTTCAACGAGGATTGCTCAAACGCCACGGTCTACGAATATACGGCCCGACCCTTGATAAAACACATTTTTGATGGCGGAATGGCCACGTGTTTCGCCTACGGACAAACCGGAAGCGGTAAGACCCACACGATGGGTGGTCAGTTCCCCGAACGGCATCAGAGCTCAATGGATGGCATCTATGGAATGGCCGCTATGGACGTGTTCGCCACTCTGAAGACGGTTCCCTATAACAAGCTTAATCTGAAAGTATCCTGCAGTTTCTTCGAGATCTACGGCTCCCGGGTGTTCGATCTCCTGATGCCTGGCAAACCACTATTGCGCGTCTTGGAGGACAGCAACCAGCAGGTGAACGTGGTGGGCCTCACCCAGAATGCTGTACAGAACACCGACGATGTTCTGGCCCTACTCGAATTGGGCAATAGTGTCCGAACCTCGGGTCACACCTCTGCCAATTCCAAGTCCTCCCGATCGCATGCGGTGTTCCAAATCGTGCTGATTTCCGCGACGGATGAGAAGCTACACGGGAAATTCTCGCTCATAGATCTGGCCGGGAATGAAAGAGGAGCGGACAACAGCTCGGCGGATCGGGTGACGCGCCTGGAAGGATCCGAGATCAACAAATCGCTGCTGGTCCTCAAGGAATGCATTCGCGCTCTGGGCCGCCAGTCGAGTCACTTGCCATTCCGTGGCTCCAAGCTGACCCAAGTTCTCCGCGACTCCTTCATCGGAGGTAAGAAGGTGAAAACCTGCATGATAGCCATGATCTCGCCATGCCTGCATTCGGTGGAGCATACATTGAACACCTTGCGTTATGCGGATCGGGTGAAGGAACTAAGTGTGGACTCTATCTTTTCTAAACGGAAGCAGGATGCCAACCTTGGAAGCACTTCCATGTCAGATATTGTCAGCCAGTCACCCACCCAGCAACTCTTTCCATCTGCCTCCTCCACATCGCTGCCAGGTGGTGGAAACCAAGCGCAGCAACCCACCAACACCACGAACGACTTGAACAGATCCCAGAATCGAAAACCTAAGCCCACTTATGCCACATCCGGTCAGCAGCTGGTCCAGACGAAGGGACGCTCTCCACAGGAGGTTTCCATGGAGCTGGCGAAGTCCCTGGCACAATTCCGAGGGCGCAACTTTCCCTAA
- the LOC117136826 gene encoding glycerol-3-phosphate dehydrogenase [NAD(+)], cytoplasmic yields the protein MDKIMICIIGSGNWATTIARNVGRNVLNSQTLDEKVTMYVYEEIVEGRKLTEIINTTHVNSKYMPNFELPPNIVAVDDIVTTARDADIIIFAIPPTFVSSCCKTLLGKVKPTAHAVSLIKGFERGDDGQFVLISQIIMRQLKIPCSVLVGCNLAHELAHDHFAEGTVGCRDQKYYRVLHDIFKSPTFRVVVTEDADCVEICSTLRNIIAFAAGCSDGMELNENTKGGIIRRGFLEMLQFVDVFYPGCRMGTFFESCGISDLVTSCYANRNRKLAEAFVKTGKPLSELEHILIPGHEPLGPVTAELVHHMLKKKGLEDKFPLFTTVYRICTGDYPLQRLVETLIKAREDIFHPLHTFQL from the exons ATGGACAAGATAATGATTTGCATCATTGGGTCGGGAAACTGGGCAACGACCATAGCCCGCAATGTGGGCAGGAACGTGCTGAACTCGCAGACACTGGACGAAAAGGTGACCATGTACGTTTATGAGGAGATTGTTGAAGGTCGCAAGCTCACGGAAATCATCAACACCACCCACGTAAATTCCAAGTACATGCCGAACTttgaactgccgccaaatatT GTGGCCGTGGATGATATTGTGACCACGGCTCGAGATGCGGACATTATAATATTCGCCATTCCGCCGACTTTCGTGAGTAGCTGTTGCAAGACGCTGCTCGGAAAGGTCAAGCCCACGGCCCACGCCGTTTCCCTGATCAAAGGATTCGAGCGCGGCGACGATGGCCAGTTCGTCCTGATTTCCCAGATTATAATGCGGCAGCTAAAG ATTCCCTGCTCCGTCCTGGTGGGCTGTAACTTGGCCCATGAGCTGGCCCACGACCACTTCGCCGAGGGCACAGTTGGCTGTCGGGATCAGAAGTATTACAGGGTGCTCCACGACATATTCAAGTCGCCCACTTTCCGCGTGGTGGTCACCGAGGATGCCGACTGTGTGGAGATCTGTTCCACTCTAAGG AATATCATTGCCTTTGCGGCTGGCTGTTCCGACGGGATGGAGCTGAATGAGAACACCAAGGGAGGCATCATCAGGAGAGGATTTCTGGAGATGCTCCAGTTTGTGGATGTGTTCTATCCCGGCTGCCGCATGGGAACCTTTTTCGAGTCCTGCGGAATATCTGATTTGGTTACTAGTTGTTATG CAAACCGCAATCGCAAGTTGGCCGAAGCTTTTGTGAAGACGGGCAAACCCTTGAGCGAACTGGAGCACATTCTCATACCAGGACACGAGCCACTGGGTCCGGTGACAGCGGAGCTGGTGCATCATATGCTCAAGAAGAAGGGCTTGGAGGACAA ATTCCCCCTCTTTACAACTGTGTACAGGATCTGCACTGGAGACTATCCACTGCAGCGTTTGGTCGAAACTCTGATCAAGGCACGCGAGGATAT ATTTCACCCACTCCATACTTTCCAATTGTGA
- the LOC117136609 gene encoding uncharacterized protein LOC117136609, protein MADPSINDVDETVAPPLGGDDSFNLNKRLDCEHLDQMTDNWTDYRRPSFITELLRFFGNVFVDIFNAIFN, encoded by the exons ATGGCGGATCCGAGTATCAATGACGTCGATGAGACTGTGGCCCCTCCCCTCGGAGGCGATGACAGCTTCAATCTGAACAAGCGGCTAGATTGCGAGCATTTAG ATCAAATGACGGATAATTGGACCGATTATCGAAGACCCTCGTTTATCACCGAACTTCTGCGATTTTTCGGCAACGTATTTG TCGAtatatttaatgcaattttcaaCTGA
- the LOC117136608 gene encoding uncharacterized protein LOC117136608 isoform X1, with the protein MFSGLIPMMQQTRRATVPLGGDSRSGNTESQIGSSKSSNCRLHLISRTGMLLLDYKQYKAARTIQQNWRKFYFRKYFKDLRKAAITIQRWWRGFSVRKNHFRNVENLLQKRVQDHHHRAATKIQALFRGWKSRRTIHDHSKLLRKQVCAAEDLLNCVAFKLHHLLRTFAIPGVYSLKNSNCMSRVEKLLASLHFRFHNGRVKSQLAKDLADRGKDTETFKRSTKYSKVPFEGARYWSQCKPKCEAALKMSKNIERRMYRIIEIYDASQREAQAALVEKNRAYRKHKGLMQNIKKTTEKSKRDFCGDVIASMRRWKILVDNDLTVDKNIFKNPQNLERFVAEISQYANEFENCTCYCRIPVFTEIYCG; encoded by the exons ATGTTCTCAGGACTTATACCCATGATGCAGCAGACTCGGAGGGCCACGGTTCCACTAGGTGGGGATAGCCg CAGTGGCAACACCGAGTCCCAAATTGGATCCAGTAAATCTTCTAATTGCAGATTGCACCTGATTTCGCG AACCGGAATGCTTCTTCTGGACTACAAGCAATACAAGGCAGCCCGAACTATCCAACAGAACTGGCGGAAATTCTATTTTCGAAAGTATTTCAAGGATCTAAGAAAGGCGGCCATCACGATTCAGCGCTGGTGGCGCGGATTCTCGGTCCGGAAAAACCACTTCAGGAATGTGGAGAACCTGCTGCAGAAGCGGGTTCAGGATCACCACCATCGGGCGGCCACCAAGATCCAGGCCTTATTCCGAGGATGGAAGAGTCGGCGCACCATTCACGATCACAGCAAATTGCTCAGGAAGCAGGTGTGCGCCGCCGAGGATCTGCTCAACTGCGTGGCCTTCAAGCTGCACCACCTGCTCCGCACCTTCGCGATTCCAGGTGTATATTCGCTCAAGAACTCAAA CTGCATGTCGCGAGTAGAGAAGCTGCTGGCCAGCTTGCACTTTCGGTTTCACAATGGAAGGGTTAAGTCGCAACTGGCCAAAGACCTGGCCGATCGGGGAAAGGATACGGAAACTTTCAAGAGGAGTACCAAGTACAGCAAAGTCCCATTCGAAGGAGCCCGCTATTGGAGCCAATGCAAGCCAAAGTGCGAGGCAGCCCTGAAAATGTCCAAGAATATTGAAAGGCGCATGTACAGGATCATCGAGATTTACGATGCTTCACAGAGAGAAGCCCAAGCGGCGTTGGTCGAAAAGAATAGGGCGTACA GAAAGCACAAGGGGCTCATGCAGAACATCAAGAAAACGACTGAGAAGAGCAAACGCGACTTCTGCGGCGATGTCATCGCCAGTATGAGACGCTGGAAAATCCTGGTGGACAACGACTTGACTGTGGACAAGAACATATTCAAAAACCCGCAAAATCTGGAGAGGTTCGTTGCCGAAATATCGCAATACGCAAATGAGTTCGAGAACTGCACCTGCTATTGCCGCATTCCCGTATTCACCGAAATCTATTGCGGCTAA
- the LOC117136608 gene encoding uncharacterized protein LOC117136608 isoform X2: MFSGLIPMMQQTRRATVPLGGDSRGNTESQIGSSKSSNCRLHLISRTGMLLLDYKQYKAARTIQQNWRKFYFRKYFKDLRKAAITIQRWWRGFSVRKNHFRNVENLLQKRVQDHHHRAATKIQALFRGWKSRRTIHDHSKLLRKQVCAAEDLLNCVAFKLHHLLRTFAIPGVYSLKNSNCMSRVEKLLASLHFRFHNGRVKSQLAKDLADRGKDTETFKRSTKYSKVPFEGARYWSQCKPKCEAALKMSKNIERRMYRIIEIYDASQREAQAALVEKNRAYRKHKGLMQNIKKTTEKSKRDFCGDVIASMRRWKILVDNDLTVDKNIFKNPQNLERFVAEISQYANEFENCTCYCRIPVFTEIYCG; the protein is encoded by the exons ATGTTCTCAGGACTTATACCCATGATGCAGCAGACTCGGAGGGCCACGGTTCCACTAGGTGGGGATAGCCg TGGCAACACCGAGTCCCAAATTGGATCCAGTAAATCTTCTAATTGCAGATTGCACCTGATTTCGCG AACCGGAATGCTTCTTCTGGACTACAAGCAATACAAGGCAGCCCGAACTATCCAACAGAACTGGCGGAAATTCTATTTTCGAAAGTATTTCAAGGATCTAAGAAAGGCGGCCATCACGATTCAGCGCTGGTGGCGCGGATTCTCGGTCCGGAAAAACCACTTCAGGAATGTGGAGAACCTGCTGCAGAAGCGGGTTCAGGATCACCACCATCGGGCGGCCACCAAGATCCAGGCCTTATTCCGAGGATGGAAGAGTCGGCGCACCATTCACGATCACAGCAAATTGCTCAGGAAGCAGGTGTGCGCCGCCGAGGATCTGCTCAACTGCGTGGCCTTCAAGCTGCACCACCTGCTCCGCACCTTCGCGATTCCAGGTGTATATTCGCTCAAGAACTCAAA CTGCATGTCGCGAGTAGAGAAGCTGCTGGCCAGCTTGCACTTTCGGTTTCACAATGGAAGGGTTAAGTCGCAACTGGCCAAAGACCTGGCCGATCGGGGAAAGGATACGGAAACTTTCAAGAGGAGTACCAAGTACAGCAAAGTCCCATTCGAAGGAGCCCGCTATTGGAGCCAATGCAAGCCAAAGTGCGAGGCAGCCCTGAAAATGTCCAAGAATATTGAAAGGCGCATGTACAGGATCATCGAGATTTACGATGCTTCACAGAGAGAAGCCCAAGCGGCGTTGGTCGAAAAGAATAGGGCGTACA GAAAGCACAAGGGGCTCATGCAGAACATCAAGAAAACGACTGAGAAGAGCAAACGCGACTTCTGCGGCGATGTCATCGCCAGTATGAGACGCTGGAAAATCCTGGTGGACAACGACTTGACTGTGGACAAGAACATATTCAAAAACCCGCAAAATCTGGAGAGGTTCGTTGCCGAAATATCGCAATACGCAAATGAGTTCGAGAACTGCACCTGCTATTGCCGCATTCCCGTATTCACCGAAATCTATTGCGGCTAA
- the LOC117137996 gene encoding kinesin-like protein Klp59C, whose protein sequence is MDRIKIGEQLLFQRSDGRVHQVVCTAKNLERDSITGEWTEGTVVKGKEVPLSTLIGINHHIFAENQPPISKPSNSLLPKPRGSSPPGGPNTHTGNPYAERMRVPDGRSKIATRKTDPAAVGARNREQGIAQTPRVPACRPERDASPTQGRKSQGGNNSNQRCSSVVREVNRMKEQREKRRARQAEQLQEKDALRRNNPGNPNWEVSTMLRQYRSSLIFSPLRCLDPNGATVQQISVCVRKRPMSRKEENSKNLDIITVPSADSLIVHELRLKVDLTKFLEHHKFRFDYTFDEECSNALVYNHTARPLIKTMFEGGNATCFAYGQTGSGKTHTMGGEFFGKVQDCGTGIYAMAARDVFEEVSRPEYQKMGAKITCSFFEIYGTKVFDLLLPNKPMLRVLEDARQQVVVVGLTEMPVTKVEDVLRLIEHGSKERTSGQTSANAKSSRSHAVFQIALHMPDSWGPYGKCSFVDLAGNERGADTQSADRQTRIEGADINKSLLALKECIRALSRQSSHLPFRGSKLTQVLRDSFVGGKKNKTCMIAMISPSMSCVENTLNTLRYADRVKELIAKEDDLLQSSSVDGVGEKSADLDDESEPEMMADEEGDEEPEDEENQHITTISSEEASSYNNMSYDMNYNHTLNILGPSRTVDIQEVAEQHALLVEYLENYANNFRQLKTDKEMEQYTQNSESALLKLLAMVNRTRDVTHNYNTHKLLKEENQNAYKEVELADSD, encoded by the coding sequence ATGGATCGCATAAAAATTGGCGAGCAGCTCCTCTTCCAAAGGAGTGACGGACGAGTCCATCAGGTGGTCTGCACTGCCAAGAACCTGGAACGGGATTCCATCACGGGCGAGTGGACCGAGGGCACGGTGGTCAAGGGTAAGGAAGTGCCATTAAGCACGCTGATTGGCATCAACCATCATATCTTCGCGGAGAATCAACCGCCGATATCGAAGCCATCGAACTCCTTGCTGCCGAAGCCGAGGGGCTCGAGTCCGCCCGGAGGACCTAATACCCACACTGGAAATCCGTATGCAGAGCGCATGAGAGTACCGGACGGTCGCAGTAAAATTGCCACTAGAAAGACGGATCCTGCTGCGGTGGGAGCGCGAAATCGTGAGCAGGGTATAGCGCAGACCCCTCGTGTGCCCGCCTGTAGGCCGGAGCGGGATGCCAGCCCCACCCAAGGTCGCAAGTCACAGggtggcaacaacagcaaccaaCGCTGTTCCAGTGTCGTGAGGGAGGTCAATCGCATGAAGGAGCAGAGGGAGAAGCGAAGGGCTCGCCAGGCGGAGCAGCTCCAGGAGAAGGATGCGCTGCGTCGCAATAATCCGGGGAATCCTAACTGGGAGGTGTCGACGATGCTGCGCCAATACCGCTCCTCCTTGATCTTTTCTCCACTTCGATGCCTGGATCCCAATGGAGCTACTGTTCAGCAAATTTCGGTGTGTGTGCGAAAACGACCCATGAGTCGCAAGGAGGAGAACTCCAAGAACCTGGACATCATCACAGTTCCCAGTGCCGACAGCCTGATAGTCCACGAGTTACGCCTCAAGGTGGATCTCACCAAGTTCCTGGAGCACCACAAATTCCGTTTCGACTACACGTTCGACGAGGAGTGCTCCAATGCGCTGGTCTACAATCACACTGCTCGTCCGTTGATCAAAACCATGTTCGAGGGCGGCAATGCCACTTGTTTCGCTTACGGACAAACTGGCAGCGGAAAAACGCACACCATGGGCGGAGAATTCTTCGGAAAGGTTCAGGATTGCGGAACCGGGATCTACGCCATGGCAGCCCGGGATGTCTTCGAGGAGGTATCGCGCCCGGAGTACCAGAAAATGGGAGCCAAAATTACGTGCAGCTTCTTTGAAATCTATGGCACTAAGGTGTTCGATCTCTTGCTACCCAACAAACCCATGCTGCGGGTATTAGAGGATGCCAGGCAGCAGGTCGTGGTGGTGGGCCTGACGGAGATGCCGGTTACCAAAGTGGAGGATGTCCTAAGGCTGATTGAGCACGGCAGCAAGGAGCGCACTTCCGGCCAGACCTCGGCGAACGCCAAGTCATCGCGTTCCCACGCCGTCTTTCAAATAGCACTCCACATGCCCGATTCCTGGGGCCCATACGGCAAGTGCTCCTTTGTGGACTTGGCAGGCAATGAACGCGGGGCGGATACGCAATCCGCCGATCGCCAAACTCGCATCGAGGGAGCCGATATCAATAAATCCTTGCTGGCCCTCAAGGAGTGCATTCGAGCCCTCAGCCGGCAGTCGAGTCACCTTCCCTTCCGAGGCTCCAAGTTGACCCAAGTGCTGCGCGACTCCTTTGTCGGCGGCAAGAAGAACAAGACCTGCATGATTGCCATGATATCGCCATCCATGAGCTGCGTGGAGAATACGCTCAACACTCTACGTTACGCAGACAGGGTTAAGGAGCTCATTGCCAAGGAAGACGATCTCTTGCAGTCCTCGTCAGTGGATGGGGTTGGGGAGAAATCTGCCGACCTCGACGACGAATCCGAGCCAGAAATGATGGCCGACGAGGAGGGCGATGAGGAGCCGGAGGATGAGGAGAATCAGCATATAACCACCATATCCTCGGAGGAGGCAAGCTCCTACAACAACATGAGTTATGACATGAACTATAACCACACCCTCAACATTCTGGGTCCCTCAAGGACCGTGGACATCCAAGAGGTGGCCGAGCAGCACGCACTTTTGGTAGAGTATCTAGAGAACTACGCTAACAATTTCCGGCAACTAAAAACGGATAAGGAAATGGAACAGTACACGCAAAATTCAGAAAGCGCACTACTGAAACTGCTAGCAATGGTGAATCGAACACGGGATGTAACGCACAATTACAACACTCATAAATTATTGAAGGAAGAGAACCAGAATGCATATAAGGAGGTCGAGCTGGCTGATTCCGACTAG
- the LOC117137309 gene encoding uncharacterized protein LOC117137309 yields MTGSENFTAPGVSQEEQAHNNLMMVVATLTWLMLSCLTLLIYCCNYCQILRPHSRPRNQEASEAQQSTLLSVED; encoded by the exons ATGACCGGCAGTGAGAACTTTACAGCGCCAGGAG TGTCCCAGGAAGAACAAGCTCATAACAATctgatgatggtggtggccACCTTGACTTGGCTGATGCTCAGCTGCTTAA CGCTCCTCATTTACTGCTGCAATTACTGCCAAATCTTGAGGCCCCATTCGAGGCCAAGAAACCAAGAGGCATCCGAGGCGCAGCAGAGCACGCTGCTATCAGTGGAAGATTAG
- the LOC117137777 gene encoding cuticle protein 16.5 codes for MKFLVCLALFIAAARAHVVAPAVATYSAGPALTYAAAAPVTTYSAAIPRAYSAYSAPSVYAAPSVYAAPSVYAGPSVYSSSYVAAPSVYSAYAAPAVVSTLLKK; via the exons ATGAAA TTCCTCGTCTGCTTGGCTCTCTTCATCGCTGCCGCCCGGGCTCATGTTGTGGCACCCGCTGTGGCCACCTACTCCGCTGGTCCGGCCCTGACCTACGCCGCCGCCGCTCCTGTGACCACCTACTCGGCCGCCATTCCGCGCGCCTACTCCGCCTACTCCGCCCCCTCCGTCTACGCCGCTCCCTCCGTCTATGCCGCTCCATCCGTCTATGCCGGCCCCTCCGTCTACTCCTCCTCCTATGTGGCCGCGCCCTCCGTGTACTCCGCCTACGCCGCCCCCGCCGTCGTCTCCACTCTGCTCAAGAAGTAA